In Camelus bactrianus isolate YW-2024 breed Bactrian camel chromosome 18, ASM4877302v1, whole genome shotgun sequence, one DNA window encodes the following:
- the NTN3 gene encoding netrin-3, whose product MPGWPWGLLLTAGTLLAALSPGPPAPADPCHDEGGAPRGCVPGLVNAALGREVQASSTCGRPATRACDASDPRRAHPASLLTSAGGTTSPLCWRSDSLTQVPLNVTLTVPLGKAFELVFVSLRFCSPPPTSVALLKSQDHGRSWAPLGFFSSCCGLDYSRLPAPADGPAGPGPEALCFPEPQAQPDGGGLLAFSVQDGSPPGLDLDSSPVLQDWVTATDIQIVLTRPTMLGDTRDSTAMVPYSYSATELQVGGRCKCNGHASRCLLDPQGHLICDCRHGTEGPDCSRCKPFYCDRPWQRATAREAHACLACSCNGHARRCRFNMELYRLSGRRSGGVCLNCRHNTAGRHCHYCREGFYRDLGRALSDRRACRACDCHPVGAAGKTCNQTTGQCPCKDGVTGLTCNRCAPGFQQSRSPVAPCVKTPVPGPTEESSPVEPQDCDLHCKPARGSYRISLKKFCRKDYAVQVAVGARGEARGSWTRFPVAVLAVFRSGEERARRGSSALWVPARDAACGCPRLLPGRRYLLLGGGPGAAVGVPGGRGPGLSAARGSLVLPWRDAWTRRLRRLQRRERRGRCGAA is encoded by the exons ATGCCCggctggccctgggggctgctgctgACCGCGGGCACACTTTTGGCCGCCCTGAGCCCGGGGCCACCGGCGCCCGCCGACCCCTGCCATGACGAGGGGGGCGCGCCCCGCGGCTGTGTGCCCGGCCTGGTGAACGCGGCCTTGGGCCGCGAGGTGCAGGCGTCCAGCACGTGCGGGCGGCCGGCCACACGGGCCTGCGACGCCTCCGATCCGCGGCGGGCACACCCTGCCAGCCTCCTAACCTCCGCAGGGGGCACCACAAGCCCTCTATGCTGGCGTTCGGACTCGCTAACGCAGGTGCCCCTCAACGTGACCCTCACAGTGCCCCTGGGCAAGGCTTTTGAGCTGGTGTTCGTGAGCTTGCGCTTCTGCTCGCCACCCCCAACATCCGTGGCCCTGCTCAAGTCTCAGGACCATGGCCGAAGCTGGGCTCCACTGGGCTTCTTCTCCTCCTGCTGTGGCCTGGATTACAGCCGACTGCCTGCCCCTGCTGATGGCCCAGCTGGCCCAGGGCCTGAAGCCCTGTGcttccctgagccccaggcccagcctgaCGGTGGTGGCCTTCTGGCCTTCAGCGTGCAGGATGGCAGCCCGCCAGGCCTGGATCTGGACAGCAGCCCAGTGCTCCAAGACTGGGTGACCGCTACAGACATTCAAATAGTGCTCACAAGGCCTACCATGCTGGGGGACACCAGAGACTCCACAGCCATGGTCCCTTACTcctactctgccactgagctccaggtgggcgggcgctgtaAGTGCAATGGGCATGCCTCCAGGTGCCTGCTGGACCCCCAGGGCCATCTGATCTGCGACTGCCGGCATGGCACCGAGGGCCCGGACTGCAGCCGCTGCAAGCCCTTCTACTGCGACAGGCCATGGCAGCGGGCCACTGCCCGGGAAGCCCACGCCTGCCTTG CTTGCTCCTGCAACGGCCATGCCCGCCGCTGCCGCTTCAACATGGAGCTGTACCGACTGTCTGGCCGCCGCAGTGGCGGTGTCTGCCTCAACTGCCGGCACAATACTGCTGGCCGGCACTGCCACTACTGCCGGGAGGGCTTCTATAGAGACCTGGGCCGTGCCCTGAGTGACCGCCGAGCTTGCAGGG CCTGTGACTGTCACCCTGTTGGTGCTGCTGGCAAAACCTGCAACCAGACCACAGGCCAGTGTCCCTGCAAGGATGGCGTCACTGGCCTCACCTGCAACCGCTGTGCCCCTGGCTTCCAGCAGAGCCGCTCTCCAGTAGCACCCTGCGTTA AGACCCCTGTCCCTGGACCCACTGAGGAGAGCAGCCCTGTGGAGCCCCAGG ACTGCGACTTGCACTGCAAACCCGCCCGTGGCAGCTACCGCATCAGCCTGAAGAAGTTCTGCAGGAAGGACTACG CGGTGCAGGTGGCAGTGGGCGCGCGGGGCGAGGCGCGCGGCTCCTGGACGCGCTTCCCGGTGGCCGTGCTTGCCGTGTTCCGGAGCGGCGAGGAGCGCGCGCGGCGCGGGAGCAGCGCGCTGTGGGTGCCGGCGCGGGACGCAGCCTGCGGCTGCCCGCGCTTGCTACCCGGCCGCCGCTACCTGCTGCTGGGGGGCGGGCCCGGGGCCGCGGTCGGGGTCCCCGGGGGCCGGGGCCCCGGGCTCAGCGCCGCCCGCGGGAGCCTCGTGCTGCCCTGGCGGGATGCGTGGACGAGGCGCCTTCGGAGGCTGCAGCGGCGCGAGCGGCGGGGGCGCTGCGGGGCGGCCTGA
- the TEDC2 gene encoding tubulin epsilon and delta complex protein 2 isoform X3, translating into MLPADCSRRLVAELRDALDSCAQRQRQLERSLRVSRRLLRAWEPAETPVPEPTPGPETDEKVPSSACSPSPQDLKELELLTQVLEKAVRVRKGISKAGGDKDPSVKSESLAASPATRASTRLRASGWTGSHASETKHPRGIRQTRVPAKDLSERRLVSVEDPTCMGRGARAAKVEPRHRSQQIVPLAAPQAREVFTLKDKGILLQLPMAFRKAASQNSRLWAQLSSTHTSDSGDAATTAKNHFLQKMQTTSGWPSSRLSPAEVEAEVGRLRKACSLLRLRMGKELTADPKDWMQEYRCLLTLEGLQALVGQCLHRLQELRTAVVEQQLGPWPEGRLPRASSPCGGGADTIRSPPLLLYSSTQELQTLAALRLRVAMLNQQIHLEKVLMAELLPLVREQEPLGPPWLALCRAVHSLLCEGGERFLTILREDEPAD; encoded by the exons ATGCTGCCCGCGGACTGCTCGCGCCG GCTGGTGGCCGAGCTGCGGGATGCCCTGGATTCCTGCGCCCAGCGACAGCGGCAGCTGGAACGGAGCCTGCGAGTCTCCCGGCGACTCCTTAGAGCCTG GGAACCAGCCGAGACCCCAGTTCCGGAGCCAACCCCAGGGCCAGAAACTGATGAAAAGGTTCCGTCTTCAG CATGCTCACCCAGTCCCCAAGACCTCAAAGAGCTGGAGCTTCTGACCCAGGTGCTGGAGAAGGCTGTACGGGTGCGAAAAGGCATCTCAAAAGCTGGAGGAGACAAGGACCCCAGTGTGAAGTCTGAGTCCCTTGCCGCTTCCCCTGCCACCAGAGCCTCCACCCGACTCCGGGCCTCAGGCTGGACTGGCAGCCatgcatcagaaacaaaacaCCCCAGGGGCATCCGTCAAACCAGGGTGCCTGCCAAGGACCTCTCTGAGCGCAGGCTTGTCTCAGTGGAGGATCCAACCTGCATGGGGCGAGGGGCCCGAGCTGCCAAGGTGGAACCAAGACACAGGAGCCAACAAATAGTCCCACTGGCTGCTCCTCAGGCCCGAGAAGTTTTTACACTCAAGGATAAGGG GATCCTGCTGCAGCTGCCCATGGCCTTCAGGAAAGCAGCTTCCCAGAACTCCCG CCTGTGGGCCCAGCTCAGCTCTACACATACCAGTGATTCTGGGGATGCTGCTACCACTGCTAAAAACCATTTCCTCCAGAAAATGCAGACAACC TCAGGCTGGCCCAGCTCTAGGCTCAGTCCCGCAGAGGTGGAGGCGGAGGTAGGGCGCCTGCGGAAGGCCTGCTCGCTTCTAAGACTTCGAATGGGGAAGGAACTCACTGCAG ACCCCAAGGACTGGATGCAGGAGTACCGCTGCCTGCTTACCCTGGAGGGGCTGCAGGCCCTGGTGGGGCAGTGTCTCCACAGGCTGCAGGAGCTGCGTACAG CAGTGGTGGAACAGCAGCTGGGGCCATGGCCTGAGGGGAGACTCCCTAGGGCCTCATCACCCTGTGGAGGAGGAGCAGACACTATCCGGAGCCCCCCATTGCTTCTCTACTCCAGtacccaggagctgcagacccTGGCAGCCCTTAGGCTGCGGGTGGCCATGCTGAACCAGCAGATTCACCTGGAAAAG GTCCTGATGGCTGAACTCCTCCCCCTGGTGAGGGAACAGGAGCCCCTGGGGCCGCCCTGGCTGGCACTGTGCCGGGCTGTGCACAGCCTGCTCTGCGAGGGGGGTGAGCGCTTCCTCACCATCCTCCGAGAAGATGAGCCTGCCGACTGA
- the TEDC2 gene encoding tubulin epsilon and delta complex protein 2 isoform X2, with protein MLPADCSRRLVAELRDALDSCAQRQRQLERSLRVSRRLLRAWEPAETPVPEPTPGPETDEKVPSSAFTACSPSPQDLKELELLTQVLEKAVRVRKGISKAGGDKDPSVKSESLAASPATRASTRLRASGWTGSHASETKHPRGIRQTRVPAKDLSERRLVSVEDPTCMGRGARAAKVEPRHRSQQIVPLAAPQAREVFTLKDKGILLQLPMAFRKAASQNSRLWAQLSSTHTSDSGDAATTAKNHFLQKMQTTSGWPSSRLSPAEVEAEVGRLRKACSLLRLRMGKELTADPKDWMQEYRCLLTLEGLQALVGQCLHRLQELRTVVEQQLGPWPEGRLPRASSPCGGGADTIRSPPLLLYSSTQELQTLAALRLRVAMLNQQIHLEKVLMAELLPLVREQEPLGPPWLALCRAVHSLLCEGGERFLTILREDEPAD; from the exons ATGCTGCCCGCGGACTGCTCGCGCCG GCTGGTGGCCGAGCTGCGGGATGCCCTGGATTCCTGCGCCCAGCGACAGCGGCAGCTGGAACGGAGCCTGCGAGTCTCCCGGCGACTCCTTAGAGCCTG GGAACCAGCCGAGACCCCAGTTCCGGAGCCAACCCCAGGGCCAGAAACTGATGAAAAGGTTCCGTCTTCAG CTTTCACAGCATGCTCACCCAGTCCCCAAGACCTCAAAGAGCTGGAGCTTCTGACCCAGGTGCTGGAGAAGGCTGTACGGGTGCGAAAAGGCATCTCAAAAGCTGGAGGAGACAAGGACCCCAGTGTGAAGTCTGAGTCCCTTGCCGCTTCCCCTGCCACCAGAGCCTCCACCCGACTCCGGGCCTCAGGCTGGACTGGCAGCCatgcatcagaaacaaaacaCCCCAGGGGCATCCGTCAAACCAGGGTGCCTGCCAAGGACCTCTCTGAGCGCAGGCTTGTCTCAGTGGAGGATCCAACCTGCATGGGGCGAGGGGCCCGAGCTGCCAAGGTGGAACCAAGACACAGGAGCCAACAAATAGTCCCACTGGCTGCTCCTCAGGCCCGAGAAGTTTTTACACTCAAGGATAAGGG GATCCTGCTGCAGCTGCCCATGGCCTTCAGGAAAGCAGCTTCCCAGAACTCCCG CCTGTGGGCCCAGCTCAGCTCTACACATACCAGTGATTCTGGGGATGCTGCTACCACTGCTAAAAACCATTTCCTCCAGAAAATGCAGACAACC TCAGGCTGGCCCAGCTCTAGGCTCAGTCCCGCAGAGGTGGAGGCGGAGGTAGGGCGCCTGCGGAAGGCCTGCTCGCTTCTAAGACTTCGAATGGGGAAGGAACTCACTGCAG ACCCCAAGGACTGGATGCAGGAGTACCGCTGCCTGCTTACCCTGGAGGGGCTGCAGGCCCTGGTGGGGCAGTGTCTCCACAGGCTGCAGGAGCTGCGTACAG TGGTGGAACAGCAGCTGGGGCCATGGCCTGAGGGGAGACTCCCTAGGGCCTCATCACCCTGTGGAGGAGGAGCAGACACTATCCGGAGCCCCCCATTGCTTCTCTACTCCAGtacccaggagctgcagacccTGGCAGCCCTTAGGCTGCGGGTGGCCATGCTGAACCAGCAGATTCACCTGGAAAAG GTCCTGATGGCTGAACTCCTCCCCCTGGTGAGGGAACAGGAGCCCCTGGGGCCGCCCTGGCTGGCACTGTGCCGGGCTGTGCACAGCCTGCTCTGCGAGGGGGGTGAGCGCTTCCTCACCATCCTCCGAGAAGATGAGCCTGCCGACTGA
- the TEDC2 gene encoding tubulin epsilon and delta complex protein 2 isoform X1 — translation MLPADCSRRLVAELRDALDSCAQRQRQLERSLRVSRRLLRAWEPAETPVPEPTPGPETDEKVPSSAFTACSPSPQDLKELELLTQVLEKAVRVRKGISKAGGDKDPSVKSESLAASPATRASTRLRASGWTGSHASETKHPRGIRQTRVPAKDLSERRLVSVEDPTCMGRGARAAKVEPRHRSQQIVPLAAPQAREVFTLKDKGILLQLPMAFRKAASQNSRLWAQLSSTHTSDSGDAATTAKNHFLQKMQTTSGWPSSRLSPAEVEAEVGRLRKACSLLRLRMGKELTADPKDWMQEYRCLLTLEGLQALVGQCLHRLQELRTAVVEQQLGPWPEGRLPRASSPCGGGADTIRSPPLLLYSSTQELQTLAALRLRVAMLNQQIHLEKVLMAELLPLVREQEPLGPPWLALCRAVHSLLCEGGERFLTILREDEPAD, via the exons ATGCTGCCCGCGGACTGCTCGCGCCG GCTGGTGGCCGAGCTGCGGGATGCCCTGGATTCCTGCGCCCAGCGACAGCGGCAGCTGGAACGGAGCCTGCGAGTCTCCCGGCGACTCCTTAGAGCCTG GGAACCAGCCGAGACCCCAGTTCCGGAGCCAACCCCAGGGCCAGAAACTGATGAAAAGGTTCCGTCTTCAG CTTTCACAGCATGCTCACCCAGTCCCCAAGACCTCAAAGAGCTGGAGCTTCTGACCCAGGTGCTGGAGAAGGCTGTACGGGTGCGAAAAGGCATCTCAAAAGCTGGAGGAGACAAGGACCCCAGTGTGAAGTCTGAGTCCCTTGCCGCTTCCCCTGCCACCAGAGCCTCCACCCGACTCCGGGCCTCAGGCTGGACTGGCAGCCatgcatcagaaacaaaacaCCCCAGGGGCATCCGTCAAACCAGGGTGCCTGCCAAGGACCTCTCTGAGCGCAGGCTTGTCTCAGTGGAGGATCCAACCTGCATGGGGCGAGGGGCCCGAGCTGCCAAGGTGGAACCAAGACACAGGAGCCAACAAATAGTCCCACTGGCTGCTCCTCAGGCCCGAGAAGTTTTTACACTCAAGGATAAGGG GATCCTGCTGCAGCTGCCCATGGCCTTCAGGAAAGCAGCTTCCCAGAACTCCCG CCTGTGGGCCCAGCTCAGCTCTACACATACCAGTGATTCTGGGGATGCTGCTACCACTGCTAAAAACCATTTCCTCCAGAAAATGCAGACAACC TCAGGCTGGCCCAGCTCTAGGCTCAGTCCCGCAGAGGTGGAGGCGGAGGTAGGGCGCCTGCGGAAGGCCTGCTCGCTTCTAAGACTTCGAATGGGGAAGGAACTCACTGCAG ACCCCAAGGACTGGATGCAGGAGTACCGCTGCCTGCTTACCCTGGAGGGGCTGCAGGCCCTGGTGGGGCAGTGTCTCCACAGGCTGCAGGAGCTGCGTACAG CAGTGGTGGAACAGCAGCTGGGGCCATGGCCTGAGGGGAGACTCCCTAGGGCCTCATCACCCTGTGGAGGAGGAGCAGACACTATCCGGAGCCCCCCATTGCTTCTCTACTCCAGtacccaggagctgcagacccTGGCAGCCCTTAGGCTGCGGGTGGCCATGCTGAACCAGCAGATTCACCTGGAAAAG GTCCTGATGGCTGAACTCCTCCCCCTGGTGAGGGAACAGGAGCCCCTGGGGCCGCCCTGGCTGGCACTGTGCCGGGCTGTGCACAGCCTGCTCTGCGAGGGGGGTGAGCGCTTCCTCACCATCCTCCGAGAAGATGAGCCTGCCGACTGA